Part of the Chloracidobacterium thermophilum B genome is shown below.
GCTCTTGCCCTGCGTCACTACGGCGCGCACGGCGCCGGCGTCGAGCGTCAGGGTGCCTTTCGGGCGCAGGGCGGCAATCCAGCGCTTGCGGCCGCCGAGGGCTGCCGTTGCCGGTGGGAACAGCGTCCCAACGTCGTCCCCCGCTATGACGCGCTCCAGGATGTTTGACGCACGACCATTGACAATGACCGTCGTAACGCCAAACCGCGCCGCCGTCCGCGCTGCCGTGAGCTTGGACTGCATGCCGCCCGTGCCAAAGGCGCTTTTTCCGCTGGAAGCCAGTTCCAGCGTTGCGACCGTGACTTCCGGGACGAAGCTCAACTGCCGGGCTTCCGGGTACTGTTTGGGATCGCGGTCAAACAGACCGTCCACGTCCGAAAGCAGCACGAGCAGGTCGGCATCCACGATGTTGGCCACGAGCGCGCTCAGGAAGTCATTGTCGCCGAACTTGATTTCAGCCGTGGCCACGGTGTCGTTTTCGTTGATGATGGGCACGACGCCGAGCGTCAGCAGCGTTCGCAACGTGTGCCGCGCATTGAGAAACCGCTCCCGGTCGCGGGCGTCGTCGTAGGTCAGCAGCACCTGTGCCACCGGGACGGGCGCAAAGGCCTGCTCGTAGTAGCGCATCAGAAAGGGCTGACCGATGGCTGCCGCCGCCTGCTTGAAGGACAGGTCCCGGCCCAGCGGCAGATGATGCGTCCGCAGATACGTCATGCCGCAGGCGACCGCGCCGGAGGAAACAATGACCACCGTGCGCCCACCCGCGCGCAGCGCCAGACATTGCCCGACGAGATGCCGCAGCACAGCTTCAACCAGACCAACCTCCGGCTCCACGAGCACATTGCTTCCGACTTTGACGACAATGCGCCGGGCCGCAGCCAGGGCGGCGCGGGCCGCAGCGGCATCCTGTCCCGGGTGACGACTAGGCTGCGCCATGCTGCTTGAACCAGGCGAGCATTGCCTTCCAGGCCGCTTGGGCGTCCTCCCTGCGGTAGGACGCGCGATAGTCAGCGTGAAAGCCGTGGGGGGCGTCGGGATAGACGATGATCTTCGACCCGGACCTGCCCTTGGCCAACGCCGCCCGCATCTGTTCAACGGTTTCGAGCGGAATGCCCTGGTCCTTGCCGCCGTACAGCCCAAGCACTGGTGTTCGCAGCGTCGGCGCAATGTCAATCGGGAATGTAGGACGCAACGGGTCAGGCTTGAAATCCGGGTTGTTGCGTGGGTTGGCAACCAGTGAGCCGTACCACGCCGCAGCGGCTTTGACCCGTGGTTCGTGGGCGGCAAACAGCCAGGTCATGCGCCCGCCCCAGCAGAAGCCCGTCACGGCCAGCCGTTTGATGTCGCCGTAGCCGGTTTTGGCGGCGTAGGCAACGCACGTCGTCAGGTCAGAAAGCACCTGCGCGTCCGGGACCTTCGACACCACCTTGGAGATGATGTCGCCGATGGTTTCCAGTTTGGAGACATCACCCTGACGGGCAAAGAGTTCTGGGGCCAGTGCGAGATAACCGACCTTGGCCAGTCGCCGGCAGATGTCCTTGATGTGCTCGTGAACGCCGAAAATCTCCTGAATGACAATGACCACCGGGAAACGGGTGCCTTTTTCAGGCCGCGCCAGATAGGCCGGAAAGGCAATGTCGGCCGCCGGGATGCTGACTTCAGCGGTGGTGAGGCCGGCGGTGTCGGTCACAATGGTCTGGGCGCTGATGGGTTGCGCGGCCAGTGCAAAGCCGGCAGCAAGTGAAGTCAGCACGAACTGCCGCCGCGAGAGTTCCGCATCGGGAAGCAGGCTTCTGGTGTGTTGGTCAAACATGACAGGCAGGGAAGTCGTGGGATGAGAGCACAGTCAACGCAGGGATTCAAACGCCCGAACATAGCGCAGAACCGGGCCATCATGCGATACTGAACGCTACCGGTACTTCAGCGAAAGGTTTTCTCCAGCCATGTCGAACTCTGCTGCTTCTGGCGCGGCACCGGCCCCTTCGGCCGTGCCGGATACGTTGCTCGATGCCATCGAAATCATCGTTGGCGGGCGAAACCTTGATGCCCCGACGGCGCAAGCTCTGGGGCTGGTGGATGTCATTGCCACCGAGGCGCATTCAGCCGTCGAGGTCGCCGCACAGTTGGCCCGTGAGTACATCCTGACGGGAACCGGCCCGCTGGCCGAAGCGTTTGCCCGGCGGCAGGCGGCGCTCAGCCAGTGGGCCACACCGCAGCCGGGGCTTTCCCGCGCCGAGGTCGAAGCCCATCCGCGCGTGGCACGCCTGCTGGCACAGGCGCGGGCCGTCGGGCGTGAAAAGGCCGTCCAGCGTGCTCTGGACTGTGTGTTTTTTGGTCTGGAGCATGGCTATGCGGCCGGACTCCGGCACGAGGCCAACGTGTTTGCCGAAGCCGTGGCCGACCCGGAAGGCGGACAGGCGGGTATTCAGGCATTTCTCGACAAAAAAAGCGCGCCCCTGCCGCCGCGCCCACTCATTATGGTTGGCTCGCCGGAAGAACAGGCGCTGCTGGAACGCGGCGAGCTGCTCCCCGTCGGGACACCGTTTTATCCTGGACTGACACCGCTGCCGAAGTATCAGTACGCCCAAGGCCTCATCAAGGACCCAAAGACCGGTGCGGCCCTGCACGGTGAGCCGAAAGACGTGGAACAGCACTTCATCGTGCCCGTCCCGACGCCCAGCCCGGCCGAAGTTCTCGTGTATGTGCTCGCAAGTGAAGTCAACTTCAACGACATCTGGGCGCTGACCGGGATTCCCATCTCCGTCATGGATGACCATGACCAGGATTTTCACATCACCGGCTCCGGTGGCATCGGTCTCATTGTGGCGATGGGCAGCGAGGTCAAGCGGGAGGGACGGCTGCAGGTGGGCGATCTGGTGTCCATTTACTCCGGCCAGAATGACCTGTTTTCACCGCTGGTCGGGCTGGACCCGATGTTTGCCGACTTTGGCATCCAGGGCTACCAGGAACCGAACGGCTCGCATGGGCAGTTTTTGCTGGTGCAGCCGCCGCAGCTTCACCACAAGCTCGAAGACCTGACCATCGAGGCGGCGGGAAGCTACATGCTCAACTTGGGCACGATTTACCGGGCGCTGTTTACGACCCTCAAGATCGCGCCGGGCAAACGCCTGTTTGTGGAAGGCGCGGCCACGGGCACCGGCTTCGAGGCCCTCAAGGTTGGTGTGCGCAACAACGTAAAGGTGACGGGCATGGTGTCGAGCGCTGAGCGGGCGGAGGTTGTCAAACAGCACGGGGCAACGGGTGTGATCAACCGGCGGGCGCCGGAACTGGAGCCCTGCTTTACGAAAGTGCCGGAAGACCCGGCGCAGTGGGCCGCCTGGGAGGCCGCCGGTGAACCCCTGCTGGCGATGTTCCGCGCACAAAATGAGGGGCATCTGGCCGACTACGCGGTTTCCCACGCCGGGGAGCGTTCCTTTCCACGGAGTTTTCAACTGCTGGCACCGGGCGGGACGTTGACCTTCTACGGCGCATCATCCGGCTATCACTTCACGTTTATGGGCAAACCCGGCGCGGCTGCGCCGTCCGACATGCTCCAGCGGGTCGGGCTGCGGGCCGGGCAGTCGGTGCTGGTCTATTACGGCATTAGTGAAGATATCGTGGATGAGACCGGTATCGAGATTATCGAGGCCGTACGGGAAGCGCATGCGCGGATCGTCGTGGCGACGCAGACGGATGCCCAGAAAGAGTTTGTCGCCAGTCTGGGTTTTGGTGATGCCATTCGGGGACTGGTCAGCATCGAGGACCTGCGACGGCGCTATGGCGCGGACTTCGTCTGGCCGGCCACGATGCCGGCGTTTCCTGACCCCAAGGCTGACACGGAAGCCTTCAAGGAGGCCGTGCGTCTGTTCAACGAAATCAACTTCAAACCTTTCGCGGCGGCCGTGGGACGGTTGCTGGCCGCGCCGGACAATCCCCGTGGCTACCCGGACATGATTTTTGAACGCGCCGGACAGGACACGCTGGGCATCAGCACGACCCTGGTCAAGCCCTATACCGGGCGCGTCGTCTATGCCGAGGATATGTCCGGGCGGCGCTACAGTTTCTATGCGCCACAGGTCTGGATGCGGCAGCGCCGGATTGACATGCCGACGGCCAACATCTGGGGAACGCACCTCAACAACGCCTACGAGATTGTGGCGATGAACGATGCCGTCGCGGCCGGGTTGCTGGAAGTGACTCCGCCGGTCGTCGTCGGGTGGGCCGATCTGCCGGAAGCCCATCAGGCGATGTGGGACAACCGCCACGCCGGGGCGACTTACGTTGTCAACCATGCACTGCCCCGGTTGGGGCTGAAAACCAAGGCTGAGTTGTTCGAGGCCTGGGCGGCGCAGTCGGCAGAAGCGACGACCGAGGATGATGCCGCCACCATTTTCCGGTAATGCCGAAGCCGTGCCGGGTTCACGACGGCACGGCAGCCTGTTCCTCGCCTGTGGTTTTTGGGTCAACGGCAGGCTTGGAAGTACCGGAGGCGGGTGGTAAAGTCAGCTTTGGTCAAATCCTGAATAGCTTCATCAGTAAGCCTTTTGGGTTTTGCTACCCAAGCGAAAGGGGAGACCGGTGCAGACGCGGCCGGGTGCCGGTCAGCGCTGCGTCACACCGTCTGCCGGGTGGAAAGTTTTTCAAGGATGCGGGCAATGAACAACCTGGTGCTTGACGCGACGAAGGTAACACCAAGAGTGCATTTTGATGGAGCCAGTGGGGTACTTGAAATCGAGGGGGATTCCTACCCGGAGCACTCGCTTCAGTTTTACCAGCCGGTGTTCAAGTGGCTGGATGATTTCATCCAGCGGACGACGATCCCCATCGCCTTTCATTTCAAGCTGTCCTATTTCAACACGAGTTCTTCCAAGTGCATTCTCAACATCCTGGAAAAGCTGGAAGAAGCCAGTCGCAATGGACGGCAGGTGAGTCTGCACTGGCACTATCGGGAAGATGATGAGGACATTCGGGAAAGTGGAGAGGAATTTGCCGAGGATTTGAGCTTGACGTTCCAGTTTGTCAAGCACTGACCCGGTTCGGGGAATACAGCGCCCAGCGCCGTCGGCTTTGGGCGTCCGTAGCAGGGACGGTAAAAGGGCGTGGGCACTGAAGCGCAGGCAAAGCGAAATGCAGAGGCGGTGTACGCCGAGGAAGAAGCCGTTGCCGCGGAAGCGGCCCGGGTGGCCGCTGATCCGACAGTGACCTTCGATGCGCTGCACGAACACTACCGGTTTTTAGCCCGGAAATACCGCCACGCCATTCGCCAGCTCATCAAGCTCACGCACGTCAGCGACATGTTCCAGGGCAAGCTGCTGCGGATGCAGGCGGAGCTGGAGCGACGCAATGCCGAACTCGAACAAGCCCGCGTGGACCTGGAACAGGCCAATCAGGCGCTTCACCGGCTGTCCTATCTGGATGCCCTGACGGGCGTGGCGAATCGGCGGCACTTCAACGAGTATCTCGATCAGGAATGGCGCCGGGCCATGCGCAAGCAGGCCTCGCTGTCGCTGATACTTCTGGATGTGGATCACTTCAAGCGGCTCAACGACATAGCCGGCCATCCGTATGGCGATGACTGTCTCCGGCAGGTGGGGGCGGCGCTGGCGGCGAGCTTGCGGCGCGCCGGCGATCTGGCCGCCCGCTACGGCGGTGAGGAATTTGCCGTCATCCTGCCCGGTGCCCAACCGGACTGGGTGATGTCCTTTGCCGAGGAGGTCCGGCAGGCGATTGCGGCGCTGGAGATTCCGCATCCGGCGTCGCCGTATGGCGTCCTGACGGTCAGTGTCGGGGCGGCGACGGCTGTGGCCGTGGAACAACAAGGGGTGAGTTCGCTGATCGCGGCCGCTGACAAGGCGCTGTATGCCGCGAAAGAAGCCGGGCGCAATCGGGTTTCATGCGCGCCCATCCTGTCGGTAGGCAATGGATGACCGATGCAACCCGTCGGCCGGTTGATCTGGAGGCACAATGATGGCGGAAGACCTGTTCCGGCTCTATCAGGACATGAGTCAGCGTAAGATTTGGCTGGCCTTCAAAGGGGCGATCTCGCAGGATGTCCTTGTGGAGCTGGGTACGCTGCTCAAAAACAAGTCGGTCCTTGACCGCAAGGTGAAAAAGGTTTTCGCCATTTTCATCGAGATGACCCAGAACATCCTGCATTATTCGGCCGAGACGGAAACCGTTCCCTTTGGGGGCAATGGGGCGGTGCATCCCGTCGGGGTCGGCGTGGTGGTCGTATCGGAATCGGCGGATGACTACTCGGTGTCGGCCGGCAATGTCATCACGGCCGAGCAAATGGATTACCTGCGCGAGCAGTGTGAGCGCATCCACAACTCGGATGCCAGCCAGCTCAAGCAGTATTACGACGAGCGGCTCAAGGCAGAACAGGTTCGGGCCGGAAGCAAGGGTGCCGGGTTGGGCCTGATTGACATTGCCCGCAAGGCCGATTTTCCGCTGGACTATGAAATGCGCCCGATTGCTGACGGGCGGGCTTTCTTCATCCTCACGGCGCGGATTGCCAAGACACTGTCCGCCTGATCGTCTGACGGCGACCGAGAACCCTTCACGGCCAACCCTTCGGATTCCCACCGGTCTGGACTGCCATGGCGAAAGATTCCAACCATGCCAATGCGTTTGAGCTGTTTGCCGAGGAACGCGCGCTTGTGGCAGCCGCCCACGAGCTGGTTCAGCAGGGTGAATTTTCACCCGCCGAGTGGCAGTCCCACTACGCGAAGCTGCTCAGGAAGTATGAAACCCTGCTGCGCCAGGCCATCAAGATCACGGGTTCGGGCGATGCCATTCAAAGCCGTCTCATTCGGACCCAGGCCCAACTCGATGCGCGCAACACGGAACTGCGCCACGTCAACGACCGCCTGCGTGAACTGGACCGGGTCAAGGCGGCCTTTACGGCCATGCTCGTCCATGACCTGAAATCGCCGCTGAGTGTTGTCAAAGCCACGCTCGAACTTCTCGCTGAAGAACCGGCCGTTTCGAACGGGCCTTATGCTCAACTGGTCACAACTGCCAGTAATAGCACGGAAGCCATGCTGACACTCATCAACGAGATGCTGGAAGTGGCGCGGTCGGAAAGCCAGGAAATCACGCTGGAGAGGCGGCGGCTGGACCTTGTGCCCTGCCTGAACGAACTCCTTGAGGAAGTGCGTGTGGCGGCGCGTCCAAAGCAGATTGATGTCCTGCTGATGTGCAGCCCCGTCCCGCCGGTTTTGGGCGACTGGTCGAAGCTCCGGCGGGTATTGACGAACCTCACCTCCAACGCCATCAAGTTTACGCCGGTCGGTGGGCAACTCCGGCTCAGTTGTCAGGTGGAAAGTCACCCCGAAAAACCACGCCAGAAGCTGGTCGTCATCCGCGTTGCCGATACCGGGGAAGGCATCCCCGAAGCCGACCTGCCTTACATTTTTGACCCGTACCGCCAGGTGCAGGCTTCTGAGAAGAAAGGGCTTGGCGTCGGGTTGGGGTTGGCCATTGCCCGGCGCATTACCGAAGCCCACGGCGGAACCATTGCCGTAGAAAGCCAGGTCGGACAGGGAACCTGCTTTGCCATTACTCTGCCGGCGGCTGAAACGAGCATCCACCCGACACCGGCGGCCGGTCTCGCCGCCCCAGGTGCTGAGAACCCGGCCTGACGGTTGGCCGTCGGTCCGGGCCGCCCGTCTTGGGTTTTCGCGCTTCCACGACATTGGTATAGTCGCAGAACCGTCCTTTGCCCGCGCAAAGCCGGATGGGCAGGGGACTGGGTGCGTGGGAACGGCGGATGGCGATACCGGGTGATGTGACCGTTCCCCGCCCTGTCTTCAGACAGCTTTTGGGAGTAGGTTTTGGATGTTTGGCGTACGTGTCGTTTTCTTTGCCAGCGTGCTGTTTTCCGTTGCAGCTTCCGGCACGGCAGAAGCCTCGGTGGCAGGGAGGGTCGTTCAGGTGGCCCCCTGGAAAAGCCAGTCGCCACAAAAACCGGCGCCGCCGCCCGGCGCGCCGGACCGCGAGCCGGAGGCAGAGCCGGATGAAGCGCAAGAGCAGGCTGCTGACTGGCGGGAAATGGGAACCCGTGACCCCCTGCTGGAAAAGCGGGCGCGCAAGAACATCGAAGTGGCGGAATTTTACGCCCGCCAGAAGAACTTCCGGGCCTCCATCAACCGGCTGACGGAAATCTACGAGGTGTATCCGCAGTTTACACGCTTTGACCGGATTCTCTTTCTGCTTGGCAAGTATCATCTGGGGCAGCGCCGTCTTCTGGAAGATGAGGCAAAGCGACTGCGGAAGCAGGGGCAGGGCGATGAAGGACAGCGCAAAGCCGCTGAGGCAAGCACCCATGATGCTGAAGCCCGCCGGTACTTTTCCGAGTTGCTCAAACGTTTCCCGGAAAGCGAGCTGGTCAAGGATGCCCGTAAGGAACTGGAGCGCCTTTCACCGCTGGCGTCCCCTCTCCCGCCATTCTGAGACGGCTATGTTTTCACTTGTGACCTTGTAACCATGCTTGAAGTGCTTCAGGTTCGGCCCCAGGCCGGCGTGCCGGGCGGCCTCATCATCATTGACTGTCGGGGCTTTGATGCCTCGGACTATGCGGACTGTGAGGTGTTGTTTGGTGAGACGCCGGGCCGTATCGTCAGCGCCTCGCCCG
Proteins encoded:
- a CDS encoding SiaB family protein kinase, which codes for MAEDLFRLYQDMSQRKIWLAFKGAISQDVLVELGTLLKNKSVLDRKVKKVFAIFIEMTQNILHYSAETETVPFGGNGAVHPVGVGVVVVSESADDYSVSAGNVITAEQMDYLREQCERIHNSDASQLKQYYDERLKAEQVRAGSKGAGLGLIDIARKADFPLDYEMRPIADGRAFFILTARIAKTLSA
- a CDS encoding MDR/zinc-dependent alcohol dehydrogenase-like family protein; this translates as MSNSAASGAAPAPSAVPDTLLDAIEIIVGGRNLDAPTAQALGLVDVIATEAHSAVEVAAQLAREYILTGTGPLAEAFARRQAALSQWATPQPGLSRAEVEAHPRVARLLAQARAVGREKAVQRALDCVFFGLEHGYAAGLRHEANVFAEAVADPEGGQAGIQAFLDKKSAPLPPRPLIMVGSPEEQALLERGELLPVGTPFYPGLTPLPKYQYAQGLIKDPKTGAALHGEPKDVEQHFIVPVPTPSPAEVLVYVLASEVNFNDIWALTGIPISVMDDHDQDFHITGSGGIGLIVAMGSEVKREGRLQVGDLVSIYSGQNDLFSPLVGLDPMFADFGIQGYQEPNGSHGQFLLVQPPQLHHKLEDLTIEAAGSYMLNLGTIYRALFTTLKIAPGKRLFVEGAATGTGFEALKVGVRNNVKVTGMVSSAERAEVVKQHGATGVINRRAPELEPCFTKVPEDPAQWAAWEAAGEPLLAMFRAQNEGHLADYAVSHAGERSFPRSFQLLAPGGTLTFYGASSGYHFTFMGKPGAAAPSDMLQRVGLRAGQSVLVYYGISEDIVDETGIEIIEAVREAHARIVVATQTDAQKEFVASLGFGDAIRGLVSIEDLRRRYGADFVWPATMPAFPDPKADTEAFKEAVRLFNEINFKPFAAAVGRLLAAPDNPRGYPDMIFERAGQDTLGISTTLVKPYTGRVVYAEDMSGRRYSFYAPQVWMRQRRIDMPTANIWGTHLNNAYEIVAMNDAVAAGLLEVTPPVVVGWADLPEAHQAMWDNRHAGATYVVNHALPRLGLKTKAELFEAWAAQSAEATTEDDAATIFR
- a CDS encoding sensor histidine kinase yields the protein MAKDSNHANAFELFAEERALVAAAHELVQQGEFSPAEWQSHYAKLLRKYETLLRQAIKITGSGDAIQSRLIRTQAQLDARNTELRHVNDRLRELDRVKAAFTAMLVHDLKSPLSVVKATLELLAEEPAVSNGPYAQLVTTASNSTEAMLTLINEMLEVARSESQEITLERRRLDLVPCLNELLEEVRVAARPKQIDVLLMCSPVPPVLGDWSKLRRVLTNLTSNAIKFTPVGGQLRLSCQVESHPEKPRQKLVVIRVADTGEGIPEADLPYIFDPYRQVQASEKKGLGVGLGLAIARRITEAHGGTIAVESQVGQGTCFAITLPAAETSIHPTPAAGLAAPGAENPA
- a CDS encoding GGDEF domain-containing protein — its product is MGTEAQAKRNAEAVYAEEEAVAAEAARVAADPTVTFDALHEHYRFLARKYRHAIRQLIKLTHVSDMFQGKLLRMQAELERRNAELEQARVDLEQANQALHRLSYLDALTGVANRRHFNEYLDQEWRRAMRKQASLSLILLDVDHFKRLNDIAGHPYGDDCLRQVGAALAASLRRAGDLAARYGGEEFAVILPGAQPDWVMSFAEEVRQAIAALEIPHPASPYGVLTVSVGAATAVAVEQQGVSSLIAAADKALYAAKEAGRNRVSCAPILSVGNG
- the proB gene encoding glutamate 5-kinase, which codes for MAQPSRHPGQDAAAARAALAAARRIVVKVGSNVLVEPEVGLVEAVLRHLVGQCLALRAGGRTVVIVSSGAVACGMTYLRTHHLPLGRDLSFKQAAAAIGQPFLMRYYEQAFAPVPVAQVLLTYDDARDRERFLNARHTLRTLLTLGVVPIINENDTVATAEIKFGDNDFLSALVANIVDADLLVLLSDVDGLFDRDPKQYPEARQLSFVPEVTVATLELASSGKSAFGTGGMQSKLTAARTAARFGVTTVIVNGRASNILERVIAGDDVGTLFPPATAALGGRKRWIAALRPKGTLTLDAGAVRAVVTQGKSVLPSGIIRVTGRFAAGDVVACCDEQGREIARGLTSYSADETETIRGLKSSEIAQRLGFRAHDEVIHRDDLVLTGER
- a CDS encoding outer membrane protein assembly factor BamD, translating into MFGVRVVFFASVLFSVAASGTAEASVAGRVVQVAPWKSQSPQKPAPPPGAPDREPEAEPDEAQEQAADWREMGTRDPLLEKRARKNIEVAEFYARQKNFRASINRLTEIYEVYPQFTRFDRILFLLGKYHLGQRRLLEDEAKRLRKQGQGDEGQRKAAEASTHDAEARRYFSELLKRFPESELVKDARKELERLSPLASPLPPF
- a CDS encoding dienelactone hydrolase family protein, which produces MFDQHTRSLLPDAELSRRQFVLTSLAAGFALAAQPISAQTIVTDTAGLTTAEVSIPAADIAFPAYLARPEKGTRFPVVIVIQEIFGVHEHIKDICRRLAKVGYLALAPELFARQGDVSKLETIGDIISKVVSKVPDAQVLSDLTTCVAYAAKTGYGDIKRLAVTGFCWGGRMTWLFAAHEPRVKAAAAWYGSLVANPRNNPDFKPDPLRPTFPIDIAPTLRTPVLGLYGGKDQGIPLETVEQMRAALAKGRSGSKIIVYPDAPHGFHADYRASYRREDAQAAWKAMLAWFKQHGAA
- a CDS encoding DUF1987 domain-containing protein; the encoded protein is MNNLVLDATKVTPRVHFDGASGVLEIEGDSYPEHSLQFYQPVFKWLDDFIQRTTIPIAFHFKLSYFNTSSSKCILNILEKLEEASRNGRQVSLHWHYREDDEDIRESGEEFAEDLSLTFQFVKH